A genomic window from Artemia franciscana chromosome 14, ASM3288406v1, whole genome shotgun sequence includes:
- the LOC136035804 gene encoding uncharacterized protein LOC136035804 gives MLMFMNDAVYALENKKVLLMAFLDVVSAFESMVHRHILEAIMAAAVEGQLLEFSDSFLEGREVKIKVGSCYSQSKVLRRRGVPQGSVLKPDYYNLSEYDLPVDEGENGAGIFADDNGIWVIADNVNEATTQLQIILDQVQRWSQENCVQFSPEKSKIMMITRKRNTTLPRLYLNNELLEIVGEFKWLGCIFDKNLSFRPHIQQLKISCLKRLNIMRMISATRWGPKRDFLLEFYIKYIRSKLEYVSLVYEAASPSALRLLDTVQYSAIRVSFAACKTTPKPFLESESGLESLEVRRNVRSLKYLKKLWTSDHNHPFKSTILKRKRLWISSKKQHGIIKALHLAENLGLQVNLNLALEVPNLKITPIWAIQKVPCFWDFEKWDGLDYNQSFTMEKRMTYPEAMDVFTDASKSDKVGAAFWLPMWNVKELYRLHEKMSIFDAEVFAIRQAVSYLYKKLQRGDQVRICTDSKSAVSCLNEFSDGANQSREVISCFVAMQQLLSKGIKLSLYWIPGHKKIQGNEQADLAAKMAASADMQIMQTTTPTIVFQIEDIIQQIKQFSFEENRNLSGNLLLTKKTRRKFENKLYESLSRKEGKIAFRLRSQHAATRSYLSRFYGEDPNCI, from the coding sequence ATGCTGATGTTCATGAATGATGCTGTTTATgctttagaaaacaaaaaagttttactgATGGCATTTTTGGATGTAGTATCAGCTTTTGAAAGTATGGTCCACCGTCATATATTAGAAGCAATAATGGCTGCTGCAGTTGAAGGTCAGCTCCTAGAATTTTCGGATTCTTTTTTAGAAGGAAGAGAAGTTAAAATCAAAGTTGGAAGTTGCTATTCCCAAAGTAAAGTATTAAGAAGAAGAGGAGTGCCGCAAGGCTCAGTGCTAAAACCTGATTACTACAATCTAAGTGAATATGATCTCCCTGTAGATGAAGGAGAAAATGGAGCAGGTatatttgcagatgacaatGGTATATGGGTTATTGCAGATAATGTGAATGAAGCAACAACACAGTTACAGATAATTCTTGATCAAGTCCAGAGGTGGTCCCAAGAAAACTGTGTCCAATTTTCtcctgaaaaatctaaaatcatgATGATTACAAGGAAGAGAAATACAACATTGCCCAGACTGTACCTTAATAATGAGTTATTGGAGATTGTGGGTGAATTTAAATGGCTTGGTTGCATCTTCGATAAGAACCTATCGTTCAGACCACACATACAACAACTCAAGATCTCATGCTTGAAGAGACTCAATATTATGCGAATGATATCAGCAACCAGATGGGGTCCCAAACGAGACtttcttttggaattttatatcaaatacatAAGATCAAAACTAGAGTATGTTTCATTGGTGTATGAGGCTGCCAGCCCGTCTGCATTGAGGTTATTGGACACAGTACAATATAGTGCCATAAGAGTTTCATTTGCAGCATGTAAAACAACACCTAAGCCATTCTTAGAATCAGAAAGTGGATTGGAAAGTTTGGAAGTGAGAAGAAATGTGCGTTCattgaaatacttgaaaaagcTTTGGACATCAGATCACAACCACCCATTTAAATCTACgatacttaaaagaaaaagactatggATTTCCTCAAAGAAACAGCATGGAATTATTAAAGCTTTGCATTTGGCAGAAAATTTGGGATTACAGGTAAATTTAAACCTAGCACTGGAAGTACCTAATCTAAAAATCACGCCAATATGGGCCATTCAAAAAGTTCCATGCTTttgggattttgaaaaatgggatgGATTGGATTATAATCAATCATTTACAATGGAGAAAAGAATGACCTACCCAGAAGCCATGGACGTCTTTACTGATGCTTCAAAAAGTGACAAGGTCGGAGCTGCGTTTTGGTTACCAATGTGGAATGTGAAAGAACTTTACCGTCTCCatgaaaaaatgtcaattttcgACGCTGAAGTGTTTGCTATACGACAAGCAGTATCGTATCTATATAAGAAATTACAACGCGGGGATCAAGTTAGAATATGTACAGACTCTAAAAGTGCTGTTTCATGTTTAAATGAATTCAGTGATGGAGCGAATCAATCAAGAGAAGTGATTTCATGCTTTGTAGCCATGCAACAACTGCTTTCTAAAGGAATAAAGCTATCACTTTATTGGATACCTGGTCACAAGAAAATCCAGGGTAATGAACAAGCTGATTTAGCAGCTAAAATGGCCGCCAGTGCAGACATGCAAATAATGCAAACAACGACACCAACAATAGTATTCCAGATAGAAGACATAATACAGCAGATAAAACAGTTTAGctttgaagaaaatagaaatCTTTCTGGAAATCTTTTGCTGACAAAGAAGACCAGAAGGAAATTCGAAAATAAGTTATATGAAAGTTTAtcaagaaaagaaggaaaaattgcaTTTCGACTTAGGTCACAACATGCAGCTACAAGATCATATCTTTCTCGTTTCTATGGAGAAGATCCGAATTGCATCTAG